The proteins below are encoded in one region of Equus przewalskii isolate Varuska chromosome 1, EquPr2, whole genome shotgun sequence:
- the ADO gene encoding 2-aminoethanethiol dioxygenase, whose amino-acid sequence MPRDNMASLIQRIARQACLTFRGSGGGRGASDRGAAPGPEAPMPQGFLENLSKLKSLLTQVRAEDLNIAPRKATLQPLPPNLPPVTYMHIYETAGFSLGVFLLKSGTSIPLHDHPGMHGMLKVLYGTVRISCMDKLEAAGGQRPRAPPPEQQFEPPLQARERDAVRPGVLRSRAEYTEASGPCVLTPHLDNLHQIDAVDGPAAFLDILAPPYDPDDGRDCHYYRVLEPVRAKEASGTACDLPREVWLLETPQADDFWCEGEPYPGPKVFP is encoded by the coding sequence ATGCCCCGAGACAACATGGCCTCCCTGATACAACGGATCGCCCGCCAGGCGTGCCTCACCTTCCGGGGCAGCGGAGGCGGGCGCGGCGCTTCCGACCGCGGCGCGGCGCCAGGCCCCGAGGCGCCGATGCcgcagggcttcctggagaaccTGAGCAAACTGAAGAGCCTGCTTACCCAGGTCCGCGCCGAGGACCTGAACATCGCCCCGCGCAAGGCCACGCTGCAGCCGCTCCCGCCCAACCTGCCGCCGGTCACCTACATGCACATCTACGAGACGGCCGGCTTCAGTCTCGGCGTGTTCCTGCTCAAGAGCGGCACGTCGATCCCGCTGCACGATCACCCGGGCATGCACGGCATGCTCAAGGTGCTCTACGGCACCGTGCGCATCAGCTGCATGGACAAGCTGGAGGCAGCCGGCGGGCAGCGGCCGCGGGCGCCGCCGCCGGAACAGCAGTTCGAGCCGCCGCTGCAGGCCCGGGAAAGAGACGCCGTGCGGCCGGGCGTGCTGCGCTCGCGGGCCGAGTACACCGAGGCCAGCGGCCCCTGCGTCCTCACGCCGCACCTGGACAACCTGCACCAGATCGACGCCGTGGACGGGCCCGCTGCCTTCCTGGACATCCTGGCCCCGCCCTACGACCCCGACGATGGCCGGGACTGCCACTATTACCGGGTGCTGGAGCCCGTCCGGGCCAAGGAGGCCTCCGGCACGGCCTGTGATCTGCCCCGAGAGGTGTGGCTCCTGGAGACCCCGCAGGCCGATGACTTCTGGTGCGAGGGGGAGCCCTATCCAGGTCCCAAGGTCTTCCCTTGA
- the EGR2 gene encoding E3 SUMO-protein ligase EGR2 isoform X2, with the protein MNGVAGDGMINVDMTGEKRSLDLPYPSSFAPVSATRNQTFTYMGKFSIDPQYPGASCYPEGIINIVSAGILQGVTSPASTTASSSVTSASPNPLATGPLGVCTMSQTQPDLDHLYSPPPPPPPYSGCVGDLYQDPSAFLSPATTSTSSSLAYPPPPSYPSPKPATDPGLFPMIPDYPGFFPSQCQRDLHGTAGPDRKPFPCPLDSLRVPPPLTPLSTIRNFTLGGPSAGATGPGASGGSEGPRLPGSSSAAAAAAAYNPHHLPLRPILRPRKYPNRPSKTPVHERPYPCPAEGCDRRFSRSDELTRHIRIHTGHKPFQCRICMRNFSRSDHLTTHIRTHTGEKPFACDFCGRKFARSDERKRHTKIHLRQKERKGSAPSSSVPAASTASCTGGTQPGGPLCSSNSGTLGGGSLAPCSSRTRTP; encoded by the coding sequence ATGGCATGATCAACGTTGACATGACCGGAGAGAAGAGGTCCTTGGATCTCCCATATCCCAGCAGCTTTGCTCCTGTCTCTGCAACCCGAAACCAGACCTTCACTTACATGGGCAAGTTCTCCATTGACCCCCAGTACCCTGGTGCCAGCTGCTACCCAGAAGGCATAATCAATATTGTGAGTGCCGGCATCTTGCAAGGGGTCACCTCCCCAGCTTCGACCACAGCCTCATCCAGCGTCACTTCTGCCTCCCCCAACCCATTGGCCACAGGACCCCTGGGTGTGTGCACCATGTCCCAGACCCAGCCTGACCTGGACCACCTCTACTCTccgccaccaccacctcctccttaTTCTGGCTGTGTGGGAGACCTCTACCAGGACCCCTCGGCGTTCCTGTCACCAGCCAccacctccacttcctcctctctggcCTACCCACCACCTCCTTCCTACCCGTCCCCCAAGCCAGCCACGGACCCAGGTCTCTTCCCCATGATCCCGGACTATCCTGGATTTTTCCCATCACAGTGCCAGAGAGACCTACACGGTACAGCTGGCCCAGACCGCAAGCCCTTTCCCTGCCCTCTGGACTCCCTGCGAGTCCCCCCTCCACTCACTCCACTCTCCACCATACGCAACTTTACCCTGGGGGGCCCCAGTGctggggccacagggccaggggcCAGTGGAGGCAGCGAGGGACCCCGGCTGCCTGGCAGCAGCTCAGCAGCAGCCGCTGCTGCAGCCTATAACCCACACCACCTGCCGCTGCGGCCCATCCTGAGGCCTCGCAAGTACCCCAACAGGCCTAGCAAGACCCCAGTGCATGAGAGGCCCTACCCATGCCCAGCAGAGGGCTGTGACCGGCGCTTCTCCCGCTCCGACGAGCTCACACGGCACATCCGAATCCACACAGGGCACAAGCCCTTTCAGTGTCGGATTTGCATGCGCAACTTCAGCCGCAGTGACCACCTCACTACCCACATCCGCACCCACACTGGCGAGAAGCCCTTTGCTTGTGACTTCTGCGGCCGCAAGTTTGCCCGGAGTGATGAAAGGAAGCGCCACACCAAGATCCATCTGAGACAGAAGGAGCGCAAAGGCAGTGCCCCCTCCTCATCGGTGCCAGCCGCCTCCACAGCCTCCTGCACGGGAGGCACCCAGCCTGGGGGTCCCCTGTGCAGCAGCAACAGCGGCACTCTTGGTGGAGGGTCCCTCGCCCCTTGCTCCTCTCGGACCCGGACACCTTGA